In Gordonia sp. SL306, the genomic window CCGGATGAGCGACGGAACGGTCCTGCGGGCCAACGTCTATCGACCGGCGAATGGTGCCGGCCGCGCGACGACAAAGCGCAATCCGGTGATCGTGAACATGACGCCGTACACCAAGCTGATCACCGCGGTGGGCGCCGCGGTCACCCAACATCCGGTTCTCGAACCGCTCCTGAGGCAGCTCGTGACGGCAGTCAACCAGGTCGCCACGCCGATCCGCGACTTCGCCGACATCTCGCAACTCACCAACACCCTCCGCGACGGCGGCGCGAAGACCTTCATGGTCGACCTCGACCTGGTGCGCAGTGGGTACACCCAGGTGGTCGTGGACGTGCGCGGCACGGGCTTCTCGCAGGGGAAGTGGGATGTCTTCCAGAGCCGCGAACAGGCCGACACCACCGAGGTGATCGACTGGGCGGCCCGGCAACGCTGGTCGAACGGCAAGGTCGGCATGTCCGGGGTCTCGTATTCGGCGATCAACCAGATCCAGGCCGCCAACAAGAACCCGAAGGCGCTCAAGGCGATCTTCCCGGTCGAACCGGGTGGCGACCTCATCCGCGACATCGTCGCGCCCGGCGGTGCACTCGGCGCAGGTTTCCTGCCGCTGTGGCTGACGCTGGTCAACACCACCAAGATGGTGCCGAACGTGGCATCGATGCTCAACGGCACCTTCGACTGGAAATGGCTGGCCGACCGGATCTCCGACCCACTCACGTTCTATCCGCAGCTGTTGGCGGCGCTGGTGACCCCCGACATCAAGTCGGTGCCGCCGCAGCTCGACGAGTTGCTGACCGACAACTCCGAGCCGCGAAAGGCGTGGCAGGACAAGGCGGAACGGATCACCACCCCCACCCTCATCTACGGCGGCTGGTTCGACCTCTTCACCAACAGCGAAGTGCGGATGTACAACAAGATCCCACTGCCGCCGGGGCAGAAGCAGCTCATCATGGGCGACGGCTACCACCTGACGATCGGCGGCGGCCAGCAGGGCCGGCGTGGGACACCTCCGCGTCTGGACGTGCTGCAGAAGGCGTGGTTCGACAAGTGGCTCAAGGGAATCGACAACCAGGTGGATTCCTATGGGCCGGTGAACCTCAAGCAGGTCGGCGATCAGTGGATCTCGGCACAGCAGTTCCCGCGGGCGGGGATGTCGCGACAGCGCCTCTACCTCGGTGACCGGCGCAGCGGAACCGCGCCCTACGCGGTCCGGGACGGGAGCCTCACCACCGGCACCCCGGCGACGCGGGGGCGGATGACCGTCTCGCCCGGGCTCCTCACGCTCTGCTCCCGGGACTCCGCACAACAGACGGCCGGGGCACTCGCCCTGTTCCCGTTCTGCGCCGAGGATGCGCGCATCCCGGAACGCAGTGCGCTCACGTTCACCACCGCGCCGATGCGGACCACACGCAGCGTGTCCGGCTACACCAACCTGCACCTCAACACGGTCATGGATGCGACCGATGGTTACTGGACGGCGACGCTCAACGATGTTGCGCCGGACGGGACATCGAAGGTGATCAGCTCCGGACAGGTGATGGCGTCGCTGCGCGGTTACGACCGGTCACGGTCGCAGTTCGCTCCGAACGGCGACGTGATCGACCCGTTCTACAATCTGACCCTGGCCTCGCGGCAGCCGGTGACACCGGGGGCGCCGGTTGGCGTCGACATCGGGCTGCTGCCGACCGAAGCGCTGATCAAGCCGGGCCACCGACTGCGCGTCGACGTGTTCGCGATGAACGTGCCGCGCGGACTTCCCTTGCGCCCCTTGCTGAACGAGTCGCAGCTCAAGCCGCAGCACATCCAACTCGACCCGCAGCGACCGAGCTTTGTGAACCTCCCACTGTCGACGCCGCTGCCGTAGCGCGGGTGCCGCGCCGGGTCACTCCGACTCGTGATTGTCCGGATACGCGGTCACTGCGAGGAAGCGGATGGGCAGTCGCACCAGATCGTGTGGGCCGTGGATTCCCTCGCCGTCGAGCAGCAGGCAGTCGCCCGGCCGCAGGGTGTACTCGGCGTTGCCGTGCCCGTAGACCATCACGCCTTCGAGCATGTAGAGGAGTTCGGTGCCCGGGTGTTGAAAGCGGGGAAACACCTCGCTGTCGTCGGCCAGGGTGACAAGGACGGGCTCGAGGCGCTTGTGCTGACCGCGCAGGGCTCCGAGGAGTTCGTAGTGGTGACCGACGCGCGTACCGCGCCCGACGATCACCGCGCCTTTGCCCGACTCGGTGTAGACCGCTTCCCGCTCCACGTCTGCGCCGCGGAACAGCGAGGTGACCGGGACGTCGAGGCCTGCGGCGAGGCGCGCGAGAGTGGACAGGCTGCACGAGGTCTGCGCGTTCTCGATCTTCGACAGCATCGCCTTGGAGATGCCGACCTTGGCGGCCATCTCGGCCACCGAGAGGCCGGCATTGCGTCGGAGCAGTCTCACCTGATGGGCGATGGCGGCTTCCAAGTCGCCACCGGTCGGCGGATCCCCGACGACCTCACGCTGGACGGGCGCAGGGTCGCCGGTGTCGCGGACGATCTTGGACGCGTCGGCTGTCATGGGCGCAGTCTAGCGAACTTTGTTTCCTGACAGTGGACGAACGATCAGGGTGCGGCGATGGCTTCCGACTCTCGGCTGTACCGCGTCGCCAGCCAGGAACACATGATGAGCTGGATCTGATGGAAGATCATCAACGGAAGCACGATCAGGCCGACCGTCGGGCCGGCGAACAGCACCGTCGCCATCGGAAGTCCGGTGGCGAGACTCTTCTTGGTACCGCAGAACTGGATGGCGATGACGTCGTCCCGGTCGAATCCGAGGCGCCGCGGAACCCATCGGGTGACCACCAGCATCACCGTGACCAGCACCACCGCAATCGCGGCCACCGCGACGACCTGCGCAGCGTCGACCATCGACCAGATGCCCTCGCGGACGCCCTCGCTGAACGCGGAGTAGACGACCAGCACGATCGAACCTCGGTCGACGAGCTTGGTGGCTCGGGCGTGCCGGGAGAAGAAGGCGCCGACCCACGGGCGCGCGAGCTGCCCGAGGATGAACGGGACGAGGATCTGGCCGAGGATCTTGAGCACCGACGTCGCGTCGATCTGTACGCCGTTCTGGGTGGTCATCAGCGCGACGACCAGCAGCGGCGTCAACACGACTCCGAGAATGTTGGACGCCGATGCGCTCACGATCGCGCCCGGTACGTTCCCGCGAGCGATCGACGTGAAGGCAATCGACGACTGCACGGTGGAGGGCACGAGACACAGGAACAGCAGGCCGGTGGCGAGATCCGCACCGACGATCGGCTCGACGAGCGGACGGATGACCAGGCCCACGATCGGGAACACCACAAAGGTGAACGCCAGGATGGTCAGATGCAGACGCCAGTGTCTGAGACCCTCGAGCGCTTCGCGCGGATGAAGCCGTGTGCCGTAGAGGAAGAACAGCAGCGCGATCGCGGCGATGACGACCCAGTCGAGGACGTCGGCGACCGCGCCGCGCGCGGGTAGGAACGCGGCCAGCACGACCGTGCCGAGGATGGCGAGGACGAAGCCGTCGATCGGCGATCGGCGCAGCAGCCCACGGGCGACCGCCAGGGGAGACGACACCGACTCTCAGGCCTGGGCGGACTCGTTGGAGCAGACGGCGCGCAGGCTGCACGCCCCGCAGCTCGAGGTACCGCAGGCGGCGGCCGCATGAGTCTCGTCGGCAGTGTCGGTTGGGGTGTGCGCAGGGTCGGCGGCCGGCCCGTCATGTTCGTGCGTGGAACAGCACGAGCAACCGTCGTCGTCGGAAGGTACCGCGGCAGCGGCGCGGACCCCGTAGGCACTGACCAGGCCGACCACGAACAGTGCGGCGACCACTCCGACGACCGCGAAGGCGACCGACCAGTATCCGCCGATGCCGAGTGCGACGATCCCGCTGAGTACGAGGATGCCGGCGGCGGCGAACAGGCCGGGCGCGGCCACCCGGTTGGCCACCTGGAATGCCTCGTCGGACCGCATGGACTCGTCGGCGCGGACACCCAGCCAGCGGTTGCGAGGGAGACGGCCGACGATACCCAGCCCGCCGACCACGAGCCACAACGCGGCCAGCGCGAAGACGACCACAGCAGCGACGACAGACAGGACGATCACATCGACCACCATACGACCGACCGTCGTAGCAGACCGAATCGACCGTTGTCACGCACCCGGCGTCGTGTCGGCGACAGTCGAGACCACTCCCCGTCGACAACATCGCCGAACCGAGGATTTACGCTGGTCGGGTGACTTCAGCTGATTCTGCCCGCATCGCGTCGACCGCCCCGGACGCCGGCCTACCCGGCCATCGGTACACGGCGGAGCTCGCCGGGGAGATCGAGGCGCGGTGGCAGCGTCACTGGGCCGACCAGCACGCGTACGAGGCACCCAATCCGGTTGGACCGCTCGCCGGGGATCTGGCGGCGTTCGGCGGAACCGGAGCAGACGCCGAGCCGAAGGTCTTCATCCAGGACATGTTCCCGTACCCGTCGGGTTCGGGGC contains:
- a CDS encoding SdpI family protein, whose translation is MVVDVIVLSVVAAVVVFALAALWLVVGGLGIVGRLPRNRWLGVRADESMRSDEAFQVANRVAAPGLFAAAGILVLSGIVALGIGGYWSVAFAVVGVVAALFVVGLVSAYGVRAAAAVPSDDDGCSCCSTHEHDGPAADPAHTPTDTADETHAAAACGTSSCGACSLRAVCSNESAQA
- a CDS encoding bile acid:sodium symporter family protein, coding for MAVARGLLRRSPIDGFVLAILGTVVLAAFLPARGAVADVLDWVVIAAIALLFFLYGTRLHPREALEGLRHWRLHLTILAFTFVVFPIVGLVIRPLVEPIVGADLATGLLFLCLVPSTVQSSIAFTSIARGNVPGAIVSASASNILGVVLTPLLVVALMTTQNGVQIDATSVLKILGQILVPFILGQLARPWVGAFFSRHARATKLVDRGSIVLVVYSAFSEGVREGIWSMVDAAQVVAVAAIAVVLVTVMLVVTRWVPRRLGFDRDDVIAIQFCGTKKSLATGLPMATVLFAGPTVGLIVLPLMIFHQIQLIMCSWLATRYSRESEAIAAP
- a CDS encoding helix-turn-helix domain-containing protein codes for the protein MTADASKIVRDTGDPAPVQREVVGDPPTGGDLEAAIAHQVRLLRRNAGLSVAEMAAKVGISKAMLSKIENAQTSCSLSTLARLAAGLDVPVTSLFRGADVEREAVYTESGKGAVIVGRGTRVGHHYELLGALRGQHKRLEPVLVTLADDSEVFPRFQHPGTELLYMLEGVMVYGHGNAEYTLRPGDCLLLDGEGIHGPHDLVRLPIRFLAVTAYPDNHESE
- a CDS encoding CocE/NonD family hydrolase, with translation MISGIFGILVAMLVVPATAGAAPSTPSGGASAAGWAASHDGKQPYAGVAVTWDVPIRMSDGTVLRANVYRPANGAGRATTKRNPVIVNMTPYTKLITAVGAAVTQHPVLEPLLRQLVTAVNQVATPIRDFADISQLTNTLRDGGAKTFMVDLDLVRSGYTQVVVDVRGTGFSQGKWDVFQSREQADTTEVIDWAARQRWSNGKVGMSGVSYSAINQIQAANKNPKALKAIFPVEPGGDLIRDIVAPGGALGAGFLPLWLTLVNTTKMVPNVASMLNGTFDWKWLADRISDPLTFYPQLLAALVTPDIKSVPPQLDELLTDNSEPRKAWQDKAERITTPTLIYGGWFDLFTNSEVRMYNKIPLPPGQKQLIMGDGYHLTIGGGQQGRRGTPPRLDVLQKAWFDKWLKGIDNQVDSYGPVNLKQVGDQWISAQQFPRAGMSRQRLYLGDRRSGTAPYAVRDGSLTTGTPATRGRMTVSPGLLTLCSRDSAQQTAGALALFPFCAEDARIPERSALTFTTAPMRTTRSVSGYTNLHLNTVMDATDGYWTATLNDVAPDGTSKVISSGQVMASLRGYDRSRSQFAPNGDVIDPFYNLTLASRQPVTPGAPVGVDIGLLPTEALIKPGHRLRVDVFAMNVPRGLPLRPLLNESQLKPQHIQLDPQRPSFVNLPLSTPLP